In one Ochotona princeps isolate mOchPri1 chromosome 16, mOchPri1.hap1, whole genome shotgun sequence genomic region, the following are encoded:
- the CDH11 gene encoding cadherin-11, translating into MKENYCLQAALVCLGMLCHSQAFSPEWRSHPRPSLHGHHEKGKEGQVLQRSKRGWVWNQFFVIEEYTGPDPVLVGRLHSDIDSGDGNIKYILSGEGAGTIFVIDDKSGNIHATKTLDREERAQYTLMAQAVDRDTNRPLEPPSEFIVKVQDINDNPPEFLHETYHANVPERSNVGTSVIQVTASDADDPTYGNSAKLVYSILEGQPYFSVEAQTGIIRTALPNMDREAKEEYHVVIQAKDMGGHMGGLSGTTKVTITLTDVNDNPPKFPLNVYQMSVSEAAVPGEEVGRVKAKDPDIGENGLVTYTIIDGDGMELFEITTDYETQEGVVKLKKPVDFETKRVYNLRVEATNVHIDPNFINNGPFKDGATIKITVEDADEPPMFLAPSYIHEVQENAAAGTVVGRVHAKDPDAANSPIRYSIDRHTDLDRFFTINPEDGFIKTTKPLDREETAWLNISVFAAEIHNRHQEAKVPVAIRVLDVNDNAPRFAAPYEGFICESDQTKPLSNQPIVTISADDKDDTANGPRFIFSLPPEIIHNPNFTVRDNRDNTAGVYARRGGFSRQKQDLYLLPIVISDGGIPPMSSTNTLTIKVCGCDVNGALLSCNAEAYILNAGLSTGALIAILACIVILLVIVVLFVTLRRQKKEPLIVFEEEDVRENIITYDDEGGGEEDTEAFDIATLQNPDGINGFIPRKDIKPEYQYMPRPGLRPAPNSVDVDDFINTRIQEADNDPTAPPYDSIQIYGYEGRGSVAGSLSSLESATTDSDLDYDYLQNWGPRFKKLADLYGSKDTFDDDS; encoded by the exons CTTCATTCCGATATTGACTCTGGTGATGGGAACATTAAATACATTCTCTCAGGTGAAGGAGCCGGAACCATTTTTGTGATTGATGACAAATCAGGGAACATTCATGCAACCAAGACTTTGGACCGAGAGGAGAGAGCCCAGTACACACTGATGGCTCAGGCAGTGGACAGAGACACTAACCGGCCACTGGAGCCACCCTCAGAATTCATCGTCAAGGTCCAGGACATTAATGACAACCCTCCAGAATTCCTGCATGAGACCTACCATGCCAATGTGCCTGAGCGGTCCAATGTGG GAACATCGGTAATCCAGGTGACGGCTTCGGATGCAGATGACCCTACCTATGGAAACAGTGCCAAGTTGGTGTACAGTATCCTTGAAGGACAGCCCTACTTCTCAGTGGAGGCACAAACAG GTATCATCAGGACAGCCCTTCCCAACATGGACAGGGAAGCCAAGGAGGAGTACCATGTGGTGATCCAGGCCAAGGACATGGGCGGGCACATGGGTGGACTCTCAGGGACAACCAAAGTGACGATCACACTGACCGACGTCAACGACAACCCACCAAAGTTTCCACTGA ATGTATACCAGATGTCTGTGTCAGAAGCAGCTGTCCCTGGAGAGGAAGTAGGAAGAGTGAAGGCTAAAGACCCAGATATTGGAGAAAATGGCCTGGTCACATATACTATTATTGACGGGGATGGTATGGAATTGTTTGAAATCACAACAGACTACGAGACACAGGAGGGTGTTGTGAAGCTGAAAAAG CCTGTAGATTTTGAAACCAAAAGAGTGTATAACTTGAGGGTGGAGGCAACCAATGTGCACATTGACCCAAATTTCATCAACAATGGACCCTTCAAGGATGGTGCAACGATCAAGATCACAGTTGAAGATGCTGATGAGCCCCCCATGTTTTTGGCCCCAAGTTATATACACGAAGTCCAAGAAAAtgcagcagctggcactgtggttgGAAGAGTTCATGCCAAAGACCCTGATGCTGCCAACAGTCCAATAAG GTATTCAATCGATCGTCATACTGACCTCGACAGGTTTTTCACTATTAATCCAGAGGATGGTTTTATTAAAACTACGAAACCTCTGGATAGAGAGGAAACTGCCTGGCTCAACATCTCTGTCTTTGCAGCAGAAATCC ACAACCGGCACCAAGAAGCCAAAGTCCCCGTGGCCATTAGGGTCCTTGATGTGAATGATAATGCTCCCAGGTTTGCCGCCCCTTACGAAGGCTTCATCTGTGAGAGTGATCAGACCAAGCCACTTTCCAACCAG CCAATTGTTACAATTAGTGCAGATGACAAGGATGACACAGCCAATGGACCAAGATTTATCTTCAGCCTACCCCCTGAAATCATTCACAATCCAAATTTCACAGTCAGAGACAACCGAG ATAACACGGCAGGTGTGTACGCCCGGCGTGGAGGGTTCAGTCGGCAGAAGCAGGATTTGTACCTGCTGCCCATAGTCATCAGTGATGGCGGAATCCCCCCGATGAGTAGCACCAACACCCTCACCATCAAAGTCTGTGGCTGCGACGTGAACGGGGCACTGCTGTCTTGTAATGCCGAGGCGTATATCCTGAATGCTGGCCTGAGCACCGGGGCGCTGATAGCCATCCTTGCCTGCATCGTCATTCTCCTGG TCATCGTGGTACTGTTTGTGACTCTaagaaggcaaaagaaagaacCGCTCATCGTCTTTGAGGAGGAAGATGTCCGTGAGAACATCATCACCTATGACgatgaagggggtggggaggaggacacAGAAGCCTTTGACATTGCCACTCTCCAGAATCCCGATGGCATCAATGGATTTATCCCTCGCAAAGACATCAAACCCGAGTATCAGTACATGCCCAGACCTGGGCTGCGGCCAGCTCCCAACAGTGTGGATGTGGATGACTTCATCAACACCAGAATACAGGAGGCAGACAATGACCCCACGGCTCCTCCCTATGACTCCATCCAAATCTATGGTTACGAGGGCAGGGGCTCAGTGGCCGGGTCCCTGAGCTCCTTAGAGTCCGCCACCACAGATTCAGATTTGGACTATGACTATCTACAGAACTGGGGACCTCGTTTTAAGAAACTAGCAGACTTGTATGGTTCCAAAGACACTTTTGATGACGATTCTTAA